One part of the Cellvibrionales bacterium genome encodes these proteins:
- a CDS encoding HAMP domain-containing histidine kinase encodes MKKNQQLSRRIIVAFVLMAAVISALFSVGVIVVVKVVESQLLSNSLHDDLTLAMARYSEGRDLDLLPGSRFYHDKTDQVDEWNAPPDWLKNLNTGFHEVFRDGEAFHALVYQQGDEKFLFLRDQTNFERRERALFLIVVAGFVLSVVAAWVLGYFLARRIMSPVSRLAQQVRDREQKPTTSTPLAVDYAADEVGQLALAFDDALARINGTLERERFFTSDVSHELRTPLTVIATACELLQASAQLNEKQQNQLARIQRAAQEMRDLVHTFLQLARNNVEVDAAISRVTLEQMAREQCEQWQSTATGKQLSLSLVLESAPAQSDQRFNTALLRAVISNLIRNAVHYTDSGSVRLVLTSTGFRVEDTGKQIEDERKEAIFQPFVRGTAARGEGLGLGLSLVRRICVHQGWDIRLYNLLAGGNCFEVRLF; translated from the coding sequence TTGAAAAAAAACCAACAACTGTCGCGCCGCATTATTGTCGCTTTTGTATTGATGGCGGCAGTGATCAGTGCTCTGTTTTCTGTTGGCGTTATTGTGGTTGTAAAAGTGGTGGAGAGTCAGCTGCTGAGCAATTCGCTGCACGATGATCTCACGCTGGCAATGGCGCGTTACAGCGAAGGGCGCGATTTGGATTTGCTGCCTGGTTCGCGTTTTTATCACGATAAAACTGATCAGGTGGATGAATGGAATGCACCGCCAGATTGGTTAAAAAATTTGAATACAGGATTCCATGAAGTGTTTCGTGATGGAGAGGCATTTCACGCACTTGTTTATCAGCAGGGTGATGAAAAGTTTTTGTTTTTGCGTGATCAAACCAATTTTGAGCGACGCGAACGAGCTTTGTTTTTGATCGTGGTGGCGGGTTTTGTATTAAGTGTGGTAGCGGCATGGGTGTTGGGCTATTTTCTGGCGCGCCGCATCATGTCGCCAGTTTCGCGTTTGGCGCAGCAGGTGCGTGATCGTGAACAGAAACCTACAACAAGTACGCCCTTGGCGGTTGATTATGCAGCTGACGAAGTAGGGCAATTGGCACTGGCTTTTGATGATGCCTTGGCGCGTATCAATGGCACGCTAGAACGCGAGCGTTTTTTTACTAGTGATGTTAGTCATGAGTTGCGCACGCCGCTGACAGTTATCGCCACGGCGTGTGAATTGTTGCAAGCATCTGCACAGCTCAATGAAAAGCAGCAGAATCAATTGGCAAGGATTCAGCGTGCTGCACAAGAAATGCGCGATCTTGTGCATACTTTTTTGCAATTGGCGCGCAACAATGTCGAAGTGGATGCAGCTATCAGTCGCGTTACTTTAGAGCAAATGGCGCGCGAGCAATGCGAGCAATGGCAATCCACTGCCACAGGCAAACAGTTGTCTTTAAGTTTGGTGCTGGAGTCTGCCCCAGCGCAATCAGACCAACGCTTTAACACTGCCTTACTGCGTGCAGTGATTTCCAATTTGATTCGCAATGCCGTGCATTACACAGATAGCGGCTCCGTGCGCTTAGTGCTGACTAGTACAGGATTTCGCGTAGAAGACACAGGCAAGCAGATTGAAGACGAGCGCAAGGAGGCAATTTTTCAGCCCTTTGTGCGTGGGACTGCGGCGCGTGGAGAGGGTTTGGGCTTAGGGCTGTCCTTGGTGCGGCGTATTTGTGTCCATCAGGGTTGGGACATTCGGCTGTACAACTTGCTGGCAGGTGGCAACTGCTTTGAGGTACGCCTGTTCTGA
- a CDS encoding response regulator transcription factor, producing MRILLVEDNRDILANLTDYLELKGYTVDCAQDGMTGMHLAVTESYDLAVLDVMMPGIDGFTLCQRLREARNNLPVIMLTARDTLDDRLQGFSSGADDYLVKPFELSELVARIEAVLRRTHGASRLLAVADLTYDLDSLEVKRENKTIKLNPISLKLLEILMQRSPSVVRREQLEEAVWGDNCPDSDSLRSHIHQLRQLIDKPFETHLLHTVHGIGFRLALQQA from the coding sequence ATGCGTATTTTATTGGTGGAAGATAATCGCGATATTCTGGCAAATTTAACGGATTATCTTGAGTTAAAAGGCTATACCGTAGACTGCGCGCAAGATGGTATGACGGGGATGCATTTAGCTGTCACGGAGTCCTATGATTTGGCAGTGCTGGATGTGATGATGCCAGGCATTGACGGATTCACGTTGTGTCAGCGCTTGCGCGAAGCGAGAAATAATTTGCCTGTTATTATGTTGACGGCGCGAGATACTTTAGATGATCGTCTACAGGGGTTTTCTTCTGGCGCAGATGACTATCTGGTCAAGCCATTTGAATTGTCTGAACTGGTCGCACGTATCGAAGCCGTGTTGCGCCGTACGCACGGTGCCAGTCGATTATTGGCCGTGGCTGATCTAACTTATGACTTAGATTCTCTGGAAGTGAAACGAGAAAATAAAACCATCAAATTAAACCCAATCAGTTTGAAATTATTGGAAATTTTGATGCAACGTAGCCCGTCAGTGGTGCGCCGCGAGCAGTTGGAAGAAGCGGTATGGGGCGATAATTGCCCCGATAGCGACAGTTTGCGCAGCCATATTCACCAATTGCGCCAATTGATAGATAAGCCCTTTGAAACACACTTATTGCATACAGTGCACGGCATAGGATTTCGTTTGGCATTGCAACAAGCGTGA
- a CDS encoding InaA protein has product MDACVSATNDLSVPTDFNGWWNLRGESVEPANVRRDGESGVERLVLPALGMVYIKRQRNHLFRSLRYPFGLPTVMREKFATSALRKLSITTPEIVFAEARKVNGDWQAVLVTKSLDGFVDLETWYGRGGRQRIGDEQHQRLLQEMGRVLGVVHNAQWQHTCLYPKHIFLTAGDTVVLPEIALLDLEKARHCWLPKKASRRDLDQLYRHSRELWSEQEWKILLAGHAKS; this is encoded by the coding sequence ATGGATGCCTGCGTGAGTGCAACAAACGATTTAAGCGTGCCAACCGATTTTAACGGATGGTGGAATCTTCGTGGCGAATCTGTAGAGCCGGCCAATGTACGGCGCGATGGGGAAAGTGGCGTGGAGCGGTTGGTGTTACCGGCATTGGGGATGGTCTACATCAAGCGCCAGCGCAATCACCTGTTTCGTAGTTTGCGTTATCCGTTTGGTTTGCCCACGGTGATGCGTGAAAAATTCGCCACATCGGCATTGAGAAAATTGAGCATCACTACGCCAGAAATTGTCTTTGCAGAAGCGAGAAAAGTGAATGGCGATTGGCAGGCGGTATTAGTCACTAAATCTTTAGATGGCTTTGTCGATTTAGAAACTTGGTACGGTCGCGGCGGTAGACAGCGCATTGGTGACGAGCAGCATCAACGCTTGTTACAAGAAATGGGTCGTGTTCTGGGTGTAGTGCATAACGCACAGTGGCAGCACACCTGTTTGTACCCTAAGCACATTTTTTTGACGGCCGGTGATACTGTTGTGTTGCCTGAAATCGCCTTGTTGGATTTAGAGAAAGCGCGTCATTGTTGGCTGCCTAAAAAAGCATCGCGACGTGATCTCGATCAGCTATATCGTCACAGCCGCGAATTGTGGAGTGAACAAGAATGGAAAATATTGTTGGCGGGTCATGCCAAATCATGA
- a CDS encoding NUDIX hydrolase → MEWFPHVTVATVIERDGKFLLVHELDKFQQKMVYNQPAGHWEKDETIVAAAIRETLEETAWRVKIDSWLGLYTYTAPANSVTYLRVAFVANLVENMNTQLDEGIQAAVWMDYETLLLKEAAGELRSPLVKQVIDDYRSGRRLPLNSIYEH, encoded by the coding sequence ATGGAATGGTTTCCGCATGTCACCGTAGCCACGGTTATCGAGCGCGATGGAAAATTTCTACTTGTCCACGAACTGGATAAATTTCAGCAAAAAATGGTGTACAACCAGCCTGCAGGGCACTGGGAAAAAGACGAAACTATCGTTGCAGCAGCGATCCGCGAAACGCTGGAAGAAACCGCTTGGCGAGTAAAAATTGATAGCTGGCTCGGTCTTTATACCTACACAGCCCCCGCCAATAGCGTCACTTATCTACGCGTGGCTTTTGTTGCCAATCTCGTCGAAAACATGAACACGCAGCTGGATGAAGGCATACAAGCGGCTGTATGGATGGACTACGAAACCCTACTGCTCAAAGAAGCTGCAGGTGAATTACGCAGCCCTTTGGTCAAACAGGTGATCGACGATTACCGCAGCGGCCGCCGCTTACCTCTCAACAGCATTTACGAGCACTGA
- the mnmA gene encoding tRNA 2-thiouridine(34) synthase MnmA produces the protein MNSPTKVIVGMSGGVDSSVTALLLQQQGYAVEGLFMKNWDEDDGSEYCTAKADLSDAQAVADKLGIHLHTANFASEYWDNVFEYFLAEYRAGRTPNPDILCNREIKFKVFLDYATLLGADKIATGHYCRVKTINEKTALLKGLDPEKDQSYFLHAVTEQALAKTLFPIGELEKSTVRKLAEQHGLATAKKKDSTGICFIGERRFKDFLERYLPAQPGTILSVDGKIVGKHSGLMYYTIGQRQGLGIGGVKDASEDPWYVVDKDLANNVLLVAQGEHPSQYASALACSQLHWISGAAPNHQTPLHCKIRYRQADQACRITLSENGNARVDFSEAQRAISPGQSIVFYQDEICLGGGIIERKISTETA, from the coding sequence ATGAACAGCCCCACCAAAGTCATCGTCGGTATGTCCGGCGGCGTCGATTCTTCGGTCACTGCCCTGCTGCTACAACAGCAAGGCTATGCCGTGGAAGGCTTGTTCATGAAAAACTGGGACGAGGACGACGGCAGCGAATACTGCACCGCCAAAGCGGATCTTTCAGACGCGCAAGCTGTCGCCGACAAACTCGGCATCCACTTACACACCGCCAACTTTGCCAGCGAATACTGGGACAATGTATTCGAGTATTTTCTCGCCGAATACCGCGCAGGTCGCACACCGAACCCTGACATCCTCTGCAATCGCGAAATTAAATTCAAAGTTTTTCTGGATTACGCCACCTTGCTCGGCGCAGATAAAATCGCCACCGGCCACTACTGCCGCGTTAAAACTATCAACGAAAAAACAGCATTATTGAAAGGTCTTGATCCAGAAAAAGATCAAAGCTACTTTTTACATGCCGTGACCGAACAAGCCTTAGCTAAAACTTTATTTCCCATTGGTGAGTTAGAAAAATCAACTGTGCGAAAACTGGCCGAACAGCACGGACTCGCCACCGCCAAGAAGAAAGATTCCACGGGCATTTGTTTTATTGGCGAACGCCGCTTCAAAGATTTTTTAGAACGCTATCTACCTGCACAACCCGGTACCATTCTTTCTGTTGATGGCAAAATCGTTGGCAAACACAGTGGCTTGATGTACTACACCATCGGCCAGCGCCAAGGTTTGGGCATCGGCGGCGTAAAAGATGCCAGTGAAGACCCTTGGTATGTGGTTGACAAAGATCTCGCCAACAATGTGCTGCTTGTGGCGCAAGGCGAACACCCTTCGCAATACGCTTCTGCACTGGCGTGTTCACAACTGCATTGGATCAGTGGTGCAGCACCCAATCATCAAACACCTTTACACTGCAAAATTCGCTACCGCCAAGCCGATCAAGCTTGTCGAATTACACTGTCAGAAAATGGAAATGCTCGCGTAGATTTTTCTGAAGCACAACGCGCCATTTCTCCCGGGCAATCTATCGTCTTCTATCAAGATGAAATTTGTTTAGGCGGCGGCATTATTGAAAGAAAAATTTCCACGGAGACTGCATGA
- the hflD gene encoding high frequency lysogenization protein HflD, translating to MSNTPVTDQAIALAGIAQAAMLVNQLAREGNADQQAMQCTIHSILALDAPDSESIFINRKHLHLGLKTVREAFERDTASSAETLRYCASMLHLQKQLVKNPSMLDALRKRIQQLQKQIDLHGEHTSSQVFSSIASIYSDTLSTFQFRVQVNGRPELLQQQNIADQIRTALFGGVRAAILWRQLGGSRLDFIFRRKAIYNATVALMEA from the coding sequence ATGAGCAACACACCCGTTACCGACCAAGCCATCGCACTCGCGGGCATTGCGCAAGCTGCCATGTTGGTTAACCAACTCGCACGCGAAGGTAATGCCGATCAGCAAGCCATGCAATGCACTATCCACAGCATTCTGGCACTGGACGCGCCAGACAGCGAAAGTATCTTCATCAACAGAAAACACCTACATTTAGGCTTAAAAACTGTGCGCGAAGCATTTGAGCGCGACACAGCATCCAGCGCAGAAACACTGCGCTATTGCGCCAGTATGCTGCACTTACAAAAACAACTCGTTAAAAACCCATCCATGCTGGATGCTTTGCGTAAACGCATCCAACAGCTGCAAAAACAAATTGATTTGCACGGCGAACACACTTCCAGCCAAGTATTTAGCAGCATCGCCAGCATTTATTCCGACACACTGAGCACTTTCCAATTTCGTGTGCAGGTCAATGGCCGCCCTGAGTTACTACAACAGCAAAACATTGCCGATCAAATCCGCACCGCGCTCTTTGGCGGTGTACGCGCCGCAATCCTGTGGCGGCAGCTGGGCGGCTCGCGCTTGGATTTTATTTTTCGTCGCAAAGCCATTTACAACGCCACCGTTGCACTAATGGAAGCCTGA
- the tusD gene encoding sulfurtransferase complex subunit TusD, with protein MKFSLLVTAAPCNSEAPATALRFAKAALESGHSIYRIFFFRDGIHNASTFSVSPQDENNISAAWQDFCGEQQLDAVICVSAAIKRGVLDAAESQRWQRSGSNAAPQMSIGGLGLLTEAIIHSDRVVTFG; from the coding sequence GTGAAATTTTCCCTACTGGTGACAGCCGCCCCCTGCAACAGCGAAGCACCGGCGACGGCGCTGCGCTTTGCTAAAGCTGCACTGGAAAGCGGCCACAGCATCTATCGCATTTTTTTCTTCCGCGATGGCATACATAACGCCAGCACTTTCAGCGTATCGCCCCAAGACGAAAACAATATCTCTGCTGCGTGGCAAGATTTCTGCGGAGAGCAGCAATTGGATGCCGTGATCTGCGTTTCTGCCGCCATTAAACGCGGTGTGCTGGATGCGGCAGAGAGCCAACGCTGGCAGCGTAGCGGATCCAACGCAGCACCACAGATGTCAATTGGTGGTTTGGGTTTACTAACTGAAGCCATTATTCACAGTGATCGCGTCGTGACTTTTGGATAA
- the tusC gene encoding sulfurtransferase complex subunit TusC — translation MPTVTAKKSILFVVQHTPYGSSATQEALDAALATAAFEQNVQLFFSGDGVWSLLCSQQSELIQRKNIEKVLHALHYYDIESIYIDLNSLQERGLAAENLTLPATALTAAEQAALFQRADCVITL, via the coding sequence ATGCCAACTGTAACAGCAAAAAAATCCATTTTATTTGTGGTACAGCACACACCCTATGGCAGCAGCGCCACACAAGAAGCCTTAGATGCAGCATTGGCTACTGCTGCCTTTGAACAAAATGTGCAATTATTTTTCAGTGGAGATGGCGTGTGGTCATTGCTCTGCTCACAACAGAGTGAACTCATTCAAAGAAAAAACATCGAAAAAGTACTGCATGCTCTGCACTATTACGATATTGAATCTATCTATATCGACCTGAATTCATTACAGGAACGGGGTCTTGCTGCAGAAAACCTCACATTGCCCGCCACTGCGCTCACTGCCGCCGAACAAGCGGCGCTGTTTCAGCGCGCTGATTGCGTTATTACTTTGTAG
- the dsrH gene encoding sulfurtransferase complex subunit TusB translates to MTTLHTLNASAKQHAELTKRLLRCASQGDALLLLGDGTYNLADKAFLFATQEKGLLLYAMSIDLQVRGLQTIANNATSADDALFVALSCQHSKVVSWFP, encoded by the coding sequence ATGACAACGCTGCACACACTCAACGCCTCCGCCAAACAACACGCAGAACTGACTAAACGCCTCCTGCGCTGCGCCTCTCAAGGTGATGCCCTGCTATTGCTCGGCGACGGCACTTACAACTTAGCCGACAAAGCTTTTTTATTCGCCACACAAGAAAAGGGACTCTTGCTTTATGCCATGAGCATTGACCTGCAAGTACGCGGCCTGCAAACGATAGCTAACAACGCCACCTCAGCCGACGATGCGTTGTTTGTTGCGCTCAGTTGTCAGCACAGCAAAGTGGTGAGCTGGTTTCCATGA
- a CDS encoding TusE/DsrC/DsvC family sulfur relay protein, with protein sequence MSQALYDQEGFLLDLTVWNQELATQIAQQCNIALTAAHWEVIHALRAFYQQFGLSPAMRPLCKYLKEKLGAEKSSSIYLLQLFPGSPAKLAAKIAGLPKPDNCL encoded by the coding sequence ATGAGTCAAGCACTTTATGACCAAGAAGGTTTTTTATTGGACTTGACCGTATGGAATCAAGAACTGGCCACACAAATCGCTCAACAATGCAACATTGCTCTCACAGCTGCGCACTGGGAAGTGATTCACGCGCTGCGAGCGTTCTACCAACAATTTGGCCTCTCGCCAGCTATGCGTCCGCTGTGCAAATATCTAAAAGAAAAATTGGGCGCAGAAAAATCCAGCAGCATTTATCTTTTGCAGTTATTTCCAGGCAGCCCAGCTAAATTGGCGGCAAAAATTGCAGGACTGCCTAAGCCAGACAACTGCTTATAA